Proteins from one Herpetosiphonaceae bacterium genomic window:
- a CDS encoding alpha/beta fold hydrolase, producing MQLEVINPELSAITRSTPLVFVHGAWHAAWCWQEHFIPYFTRAGFPVYALSLRGHGPSDGRERLRWTRIDDYVEDVVSVAAALTPAPVLIGHSMGGLVVQKYLERYPAAAGVLLASVPASGALATTLRIARRHPRQFLKANLTLRLYPLVETPELAHEHFFSATMPRDQVTWYWQRLQDESYRAFLDMVVFNLPKPDRVPVPMLVLGGAEDTIFYPYEVEATARAYGTSATIFPNTAHDMMLDPGWQPVADTILAWLDGQGL from the coding sequence ATGCAGCTTGAAGTGATCAACCCGGAGCTATCCGCTATCACCCGCTCGACGCCGCTCGTCTTCGTGCATGGCGCGTGGCATGCCGCCTGGTGCTGGCAGGAGCATTTCATCCCCTACTTCACGCGCGCGGGCTTTCCGGTGTACGCCCTGAGTCTGCGCGGGCACGGGCCTAGCGATGGCCGCGAGCGGCTGCGCTGGACGCGAATCGATGATTACGTGGAGGATGTTGTCAGCGTGGCAGCCGCGCTCACGCCCGCGCCGGTACTGATCGGCCACTCGATGGGCGGGCTGGTGGTCCAGAAGTATCTGGAGCGCTACCCGGCGGCGGCAGGCGTCCTGCTCGCCTCGGTCCCGGCCTCAGGTGCGCTCGCGACGACGCTGCGGATCGCGCGGCGGCATCCAAGGCAGTTTCTCAAAGCCAACCTGACGCTCAGACTGTACCCGCTGGTCGAGACGCCGGAGCTGGCGCACGAGCACTTTTTCTCTGCGACGATGCCCAGAGATCAGGTCACGTGGTACTGGCAGCGTTTGCAAGACGAGTCGTATCGCGCGTTTCTGGATATGGTCGTGTTCAATCTGCCGAAGCCCGATCGGGTGCCGGTCCCGATGCTGGTGCTGGGCGGCGCTGAAGACACGATCTTCTATCCCTACGAGGTAGAGGCGACGGCGCGAGCGTATGGCACGAGCGCTACGATCTTTCCCAACACGGCCCACGACATGATGCTCGATCCCGGCTGGCAGCCGGTCGCCGATACGATTCTGGCATGGCTCGACGGGCAGGGTCTTTAG
- a CDS encoding ATP-binding protein: protein MDNKRQLDLLQSLGQSLLAPLPLPQRLTQVLEQLQAALPFEVARVIVLDAATPWSLVFPPHVQAAAQSGADRWSKALTAELIHTRQPLQRQIDRQRHYLGWPIEWQGCLYGALELHLTPQYTLSLDVLHIVQALLPLFAVALSQSQAANGQAVLSTADQQRLDGIAAQIQAPILLQPLLAELLQWAVEQTTATNGSIHLAEANGHGLHLLTFELPQAGASLSTALVPSTRAHDLAKIALANGRAMIRQIDGLTHFAAPIVYDGQLLGAITLEGALLQPQALLFVQRLAELAAPAVLRAQVYQQLADARTHLQQVFDELPTGLALTDGSGTLLRANPSWWRLWAIDAAIVDEIKLIPWDILPRILARLPDPLAFSDLFTKPITTPSEAFVVLQNPWQELRLLLMPVRDTMGVQAGFLLAVNDVTREREVDRLKSEFVSVVSHELRTPLTSILGYTELLLAREFGAAERREFIQTVHKEADHLANLVEDLLNVSRLDAGKIKLERWVMALPKLVRELVAQLNAELDVERHRLLLDVPESLPPIYADRDRVRQILSNLLSNAIKYSPEGGEVVLHAEVLHRPPASAPPLSPEPAMLISVRDQGIGIPEHELSRIFERFYRVDNSNTRRIGGTGLGLAITRALVELHGGRIWVESTPGQGSTFYVTLPLATEMLRTRQR from the coding sequence CTCTTAGCGCCGCTGCCCCTGCCGCAACGGCTGACACAGGTGTTGGAGCAGCTTCAGGCGGCGCTGCCCTTCGAGGTGGCGCGCGTGATCGTGCTGGACGCTGCCACGCCCTGGAGCCTGGTGTTTCCGCCTCATGTTCAGGCCGCGGCGCAGAGCGGCGCTGATCGCTGGTCGAAGGCGCTTACCGCCGAGCTGATCCATACGCGCCAGCCGCTCCAGCGGCAGATCGATCGGCAGCGGCACTACCTGGGCTGGCCGATCGAGTGGCAGGGCTGCCTGTATGGCGCGCTGGAACTACACCTGACGCCACAGTACACGCTCTCGCTGGACGTGCTGCATATCGTCCAGGCGCTGCTGCCGCTGTTTGCCGTGGCGCTGAGCCAGTCGCAGGCGGCGAACGGTCAGGCTGTGCTCTCAACCGCCGACCAGCAGCGGCTCGACGGCATCGCAGCGCAGATCCAGGCTCCGATTCTGCTCCAGCCGCTGCTGGCGGAGCTGCTGCAATGGGCGGTCGAGCAGACGACCGCGACGAACGGCTCGATCCATCTGGCCGAGGCCAACGGTCATGGGCTGCATCTGCTGACCTTCGAGCTACCCCAGGCGGGTGCGTCCCTCTCGACGGCGCTGGTGCCGAGCACACGCGCGCACGATCTGGCAAAAATCGCGCTGGCGAATGGTCGCGCGATGATCCGGCAGATCGATGGGCTGACCCATTTTGCCGCGCCGATCGTCTATGACGGGCAACTGCTGGGAGCGATCACGCTTGAGGGAGCGCTGCTGCAACCGCAAGCGCTGCTGTTCGTGCAGCGTCTAGCGGAGCTGGCCGCTCCTGCGGTGCTCCGCGCGCAGGTTTATCAGCAGCTCGCCGACGCCCGCACGCATCTGCAACAGGTCTTCGACGAGCTGCCGACCGGCCTCGCACTGACCGACGGCAGCGGCACACTGCTGCGCGCCAATCCATCCTGGTGGCGCTTGTGGGCGATCGACGCGGCGATCGTCGACGAGATCAAGCTGATCCCGTGGGATATTCTGCCGCGAATCCTGGCGCGGCTGCCCGATCCGCTGGCGTTTTCCGATCTGTTCACCAAGCCGATCACGACGCCCAGCGAGGCGTTTGTGGTGCTGCAAAATCCCTGGCAAGAGCTGCGGCTGCTGCTGATGCCCGTGCGCGACACGATGGGCGTGCAGGCCGGGTTCCTGCTGGCGGTCAACGATGTCACCCGCGAGCGCGAGGTCGATCGGCTGAAATCGGAGTTTGTCTCGGTGGTGTCGCACGAGCTGCGCACGCCGCTGACCTCGATCCTGGGCTATACCGAGCTGCTGCTGGCGCGGGAGTTTGGGGCCGCCGAGCGCCGCGAGTTTATTCAGACCGTCCATAAAGAGGCCGATCATCTGGCGAATCTGGTCGAGGATCTGCTCAACGTGTCGCGGCTGGACGCGGGCAAGATCAAGCTTGAGCGCTGGGTGATGGCGCTGCCGAAGCTGGTGCGCGAGCTGGTGGCGCAGCTCAACGCCGAGCTGGATGTCGAGCGGCATCGCCTGCTGCTGGACGTGCCGGAGAGTCTGCCGCCGATCTACGCCGACCGCGACCGGGTGCGTCAGATTCTCAGCAACCTGCTGTCGAACGCGATCAAGTACTCGCCTGAGGGCGGCGAGGTCGTGCTGCACGCCGAGGTATTGCACCGGCCACCGGCCTCAGCGCCGCCGCTGTCGCCTGAGCCGGCCATGCTGATCAGTGTGCGCGACCAGGGCATCGGTATTCCTGAGCACGAGCTGTCGCGGATCTTCGAGCGCTTCTACCGTGTGGATAACTCGAACACGCGGCGGATCGGCGGCACCGGTCTTGGCCTCGCCATTACCCGCGCGCTGGTCGAGCTTCACGGCGGGCGGATCTGGGTCGAGAGCACGCCCGGCCAGGGCAGCACGTTTTATGTCACGCTGCCGCTGGCGACCGAGATGCTCCGCACGCGCCAGCGATAG